One window from the genome of Parasteatoda tepidariorum isolate YZ-2023 chromosome 8, CAS_Ptep_4.0, whole genome shotgun sequence encodes:
- the LOC107436414 gene encoding chymotrypsin inhibitor yields the protein MKAFFLFVTLAVAVAVCQAGQENCDESKGEKFGTCYSACPDTCSNYKDQGRICTLQCIIGCGCPSGTVRRESDQHCVKPEEC from the exons atgaaagctttctttttattcGTCACATTGGCTGTTGCTGTTGCAGTATGCCAAG CTGGACAAGAGAATTGTGATGAAAGCAAGGGTGAAAAGTTTGGCACCTGTTACTCAGCCTGTCCTGATACTTGTTCAAACTACAAAGATCAAGGTCGTATCTGCACTTTGCAATGCATCATAGGTTGTGGATGTCCAAGTGGAACAGTTCGAAGAGAATCTGATCAACATTGTGTTAAACCTGAAGAATGCTGA